A region of the Pedococcus aerophilus genome:
TCAGCGAGAACGGCATCCCGTGCCGAGCGGTGCGCACGGTGATCGCGGTCGCAAGGGTGAGCCAGAGCATCGCGAACCCCCACATGGGTGCCCCGTAGACCAGACCCATCGCCTCGAGGGCGGAGCCGTAGGGCGCTGGGAGGACGCTCGTGGCGGTGGCACCAAGGGTGTGCGCGGCGGTGACCGACTGGCCCAGCGGACCGAGCACGATCCACAGCGTGGGAACCGCCGCGGCGGGCCCGACCTTGTGATGCACCAGCCGGCTCCAGATCATCGTGATCACGATGAGGCTCGCAACGATCGTCAATCCGAACATCATGGTGCAGGCCAGCTGCATGGACAGCTGCCACTGACCGGCGGGTAGGTGGGGAAGCAGCAACGGGCCGGTGGCGGCGCTGACCATGGGTGGCACGATCGGCATGAGCCAGCCGCCGAAGGCGGCGTCCTGCTTCACGTCGTGGGTGGTGAAGGCCTTGTACGGCACCGCCGCCGCGGTCCAGAGGCCCAGCAGGGTGCCTGCGGTCCAGAGCACGAAGTCGATGCCGACGGCGGTGCCTTGGCCCACCAGCGGCTGACCGACCAGCAGGGCACCTGCTCCCACGGTCATCAACGCCATCGCCGGGGCGCCGTAGAAGTGGGACATCACCGGGTTGGCGAGGTGTCCGCGGGCAGTGCTCGTGTGTCGCGTCCAGTGGATCAGCGTCGC
Encoded here:
- a CDS encoding TDT family transporter, with the translated sequence MNTLQAATGNVDQHAEGNRSFLTALEGQPAFGFIGPNWFACVMGTGIVANAAATLPVKVPGLLLFARTVWVLDGVLLAVIAVATLIHWTRHTSTARGHLANPVMSHFYGAPAMALMTVGAGALLVGQPLVGQGTAVGIDFVLWTAGTLLGLWTAAAVPYKAFTTHDVKQDAAFGGWLMPIVPPMVSAATGPLLLPHLPAGQWQLSMQLACTMMFGLTIVASLIVITMIWSRLVHHKVGPAAAVPTLWIVLGPLGQSVTAAHTLGATATSVLPAPYGSALEAMGLVYGAPMWGFAMLWLTLATAITVRTARHGMPFSLTWWSFTFPVGTVVTGTSGLAAATGARFLVVAAVVFYVGLLVAWATVAVRTGRGVFHGHLLRVPAQ